The proteins below are encoded in one region of Silene latifolia isolate original U9 population chromosome 2, ASM4854445v1, whole genome shotgun sequence:
- the LOC141643894 gene encoding mediator of RNA polymerase II transcription subunit 23 isoform X4: protein MALGQGSQAQGIGSPAQSANDPSPAMNLSPLKLNEVSSNTPLLSSKADSSTRDCAISSLRLLCCKIILTGLDFNLKPLTYVDILHHMLAWLVNWDQRHQDTDDANAAKFWRPVKFLSEWLHSCLDVVWLLVKEDKCRVPFYELLRSDLQFIENIPDDDSLFTLIMEIHRRRDMMAMHMQMLDHQLHCPTFGTQRFLPQATPHLGSEAATNLRYSPITYPSVLGEPLHGEELASCIQKGSLDWDRALRCIRHALRTTPSPDWWKRVLLVASCYRPQSIVSTPGAVFTCEMICESTIDRIVELLKLTNSDLNCWQEWLIFSDIFFFLMKSGCIDFVDFVDKLVSRIIDDDQSILRTNHVTWLLGQIIRVELVMNALNTDSRKVETTRKLLSFHREEKTSDPRSPQSILLEFITSSQTLWIWSQNTLTRDHLNAEQLQKGKQIDEWWRQVSKGERMLDYMNMDDRSVGMFWVVSYTMTQPACDMVMNWLSAAGTEVLQVSNLQPNERLVVMRETTPLSISLLSGFSIKLCMKLAYQMEESLFSGQVIPSISMVETYARLLLIAPHSLFRSHFSHLTQRNPGTLSKPVVTLLVLEILNYRLLPLYRYEGKNKSLMYDVTKIVAALKGKRGEHRVFRLAENLCINLILSLRDFFSVKKEGKGPTEFTETLNRIAIVSLAIIIKTRGIAEAEHLLYLPAMVEQILSSSQHTWSDKTLRYFPPVLRDTLVGRVDKRGLAIQAWQQAETTVINQCTQLLSPSADPTYVVTYISHSFPQHRQYLCAGAWILMHGHPENINSANLARVLREFSPEEVTANIYTMVDVLLHQIHVELQRGHPLQDLLTKASANLAFFVWTHELLPLDILVLALIDRDDDLHALHIVISLFERQELHQRMRLFFMTRGPPEHWLHTGIFKRMDLQKALGNYLSWKDRFPVFFDDIAARLLPVIPLVVYRLIENDATDLAERVLANYKQLLAYHPLRFTFVRDILAYFYGLLPGKLIVRILHVLDIPKIPFSESFPQHIAPSNSATCPPPDYFASLLLGLVNNVIPPLSSSSKTGSLVDSSHLTTRGPLNKTPATSQSGTTSASDVQKAFYQIQDPGTYTQLVLETAVIELLSLPVSAAQSVASLVQVVVHIQPTLIQSSNGLHGTSNVSGQTSVLPTSPSGGSTDSMNATRPTAPVSGLNTSNFVSRSGYTCQQLSCLLIQACGLLLAQLPQDFHVQLYLEVARLVKESWWLSDGKRSPSELDSTVNYALLDPTWAAQDNTSTAIGNIVGLIHSFFSNLPQEWLEGAHVIVKQLRPVTSVAMLRIVFRIMGPLLPRLANAHTLFAKTLSLLLGAIVDVFGKTAQPLVPAQASEIVDIIDFLHHVIHYEGQGGPVQSTSKPRAEVLVLFSRALENLRPDVQHLLSHLTTDVNSSIYAATHPKFVPNPMS, encoded by the exons ATGGCCCTTGGCCAAGGAAGTCAAG CTCAGGGTATAGGATCACCTGCCCAATCCGCCAATGACCCGTCGCCTGCCATGAATCTGTCACCTTTAAAATTGAATGAGGTCTCTAGCAACACTCCATTATTGTCCTCGAAGGCCGATTCATCTACAAGGGATTGTGCTATAAGTAGTCTACGTTTACTGTGCTGCAAGATCATCCTTACTGGTCTTGATTTTAATCTGAAGCCCCTGACTTATGTTgacatcttacatcacatgcttGCTTGGCTGGTCAATTGGGATCAAAGACATCAAGATACTGATGATGCTAATGCGGCAAAATTTTGGAGGCCTGTTAAGTTTCTGAGTGAATGGCTTCATAGCTGTTtagatgttgtttggttgttaGTTAAGGAGGATAAGTGCAGGGTACCATTTTATGAGTTATTGCGCAGCGACTTGCAGTTTATAGAAAATATACCAGATGACGATTCCTTGTTTACGCTTATAATGGAGATTCATAGACGACGGGATATGATGGCGATGCACATGCAGATGTTAGACCACCAACTGCACTGCCCTACTTTTGGCACACAAAGATTTTTGCCTCAAGCAACACCTCATTTAGGAAGTGAAGCAGCAACAAATTTGCGCTATTCACCAATCACATATCCAAGTGTTCTAGGGGAGCCATTGCATGGAGAG GAATTGGCATCTTGTATCCAGAAAGGCAGTTTAGATTGGGATAGAGCTTTGCGATGTATTAGGCATGCTTTACGCACAACTCCATCGCCAGATTGGTGGAAGCGTGTGCTTCTTGTAGCGTCGTGTTACAGACCGCAGTCAATAGTATCCACTCCCGGTGCTGTTTTCACTTGTGAAATGATTTGTGAGTCGACTATTGACAGGATTGTCGAACTATTGAAGTTGACTAACTCAG ATCTGAACTGCTGGCAAGAATGGCTTATCTTTTCCGATATATTCTTCTTTTTGATGAAAAGTGGTTGCATTGACTTTGTTGATTTTGTGGACAAGCTTGTTTCACGTATCATAGATGATGATCAAAGTATTCTGCGAACCAACCATGTCACCTGGCTGCTTGGACAGATTATTCGTGTCGAGCTTGTAATGAATGCTCTTAATACCGATTCCAGAAAG GTAGAGACCACAAGAAAACTATTATCATTTCACAGGGAAGAAAAAACCTCTGATCCTCGTAGCCCTCAGAGTATACTGCTTGAGTTTATAACCAGCTCCCAGACCTTGTGGATTTGGTCTCAGAATACCTTAACCAGAGATCATTTAAATGCAGAGCAGCTCCAGAAAGGGAAGCAAATAGATGAATGGTGGAGGCAAGTCAGCAAAG GTGAAAGGATGCTCGATTACATGAATATGGATGACAGATCAGTAGGCATGTTTTGGGTAGTATCTTATACAATGACACAGCCCGCTTGTGATATGGTAATGAATTGGCTTAGTGCTGCTGGGACAGAAGTTTTACAGGTCTCCAATTTACAGCCTAATGAGAGACTGGTAGTGATGCGGGAAACAACCCCTCTGTCTATATCACTACTTTCTGGATTTTCTATTAAGTTGTGCATGAAACTTGCATATCAAATGGAAGAATCTTTATTCTCTGGACAG GTCATTCCTAGCATTTCAATGGTTGAAACCTATGCACGTTTACTTCTTATTGCGCCTCATTCATTGTTTCGTTCACATTTCAGT CATTTGACTCAAAGGAATCCAGGCACATTGAGCAAGCCAGTTGTGACACTTTTGGTGCTTGAAATATTGAACTACCGGTTGCTTCCACTCTATCG TTATGAAGGGAAGAACAAAAGCTTAATGTATGACGTCACAAAAATTGTTGCTGCCTTGAAAGGGAAACGTGGTGAACATCGTGTATTTAGATTGGCTGAAAATCTTTGCATTAATCTGATCCTCTCCCTGAGAGATTTCTTTTCTGTGAAGAAAGAGGGAAAG GGACCTACTGAATTCACGGAAACATTGAACCGTATTGCTATTGTTTCTCTTGCTATTATAATCAAGACACGTGGAATAGCTGAGGCTGAGCACTTGCTTTATCTTCCAGCTATGGTGGAACAGATATTGTCAAGTAGTCAGCACACATGGTCTGACAAAACTCTACGTTATTTCCCTCCTGTTCTACGTGATACATTGGTTGGTCGAGTAGACAAAAGGGGACTGGCAATTCAAGCATGGCAACAG GCAGAGACAACTGTTATCAATCAATGTACACAACTCCTTTCACCATCAGCTGATCCTACCTATGTCGTGACATACATCAGTCATAGTTTTCCTCAACACCGCCAATATCTTTGTGCCGGTGCTTGGATATTGATGCATGGACACCCTGAAAATATAAATAGTGCAAACTTG GCGCGTGTGTTGAGAGAATTTTCTCCCGAAGAAGTGACTGCAAATATTTACACCATGGTGGATGTTCTGCTCCATCAGATTCATGTGGAACTTCAGCGTGGTCATCCCTTGCAG GATCTTCTTACAAAAGCTTCTGCCAATCTGGCATTCTTTGTTTGGACTCACGAGTTGCTTCCATTGGATATTTTAGTCCTCGCATTGATTGATCGCGATGATGATCTGCATGCTTTGCACATTGTG ATTAGTCTCTTTGAAAGACAAGAGCTTCATCAAAGAATGCGATTGTTCTTCATGACTCGCGGTCCTCCTGAGCATTGGCTTCATACTGGAATCTTCAAACGTATGGATCTGCAGAAGGCCCTGGGCAATTATCTCTCTTGGAAGGATAG GTTTCCCGTATTTTTCGATGATATTGCCGCACGTTTGCTGCCTGTTATTCCTTTGGTTGTATATCGACTGATTGAAAATGATGCTACTGACTTGGCTGAGAGAGTTCTAGCGAACTACAAGCAGCTGCTAGCTTACCATCCTTTGAGATTTACATTTGTCCGTGATATATTAGCATATTTCTATGGTCTTCTTCCAGGAAAGCTTATTGTTCGGATTTTGCATGTGCTTGATATTCCAAAG ATTCCATTTTCAGAGTCATTTCCACAGCACATTGCCCCGTCAAATTCTGCAACGTGCCCACCTCCGGATTATTTTGCTTCCCTGTTGCTGGGTCTGGTAAATAATGTCATTCCTCCTCTCAGTAGCTCCTCAAAGACAGGGTCTCTCGTAGACAGTTCGCATCTGACAACTCGTGGTCCACTGAACAAGACACCCGCTACAAGTCAGTCTGGCACAACAAGTGCTTCTGATGTTCAGAAGGCTTTCTATCAGATCCAAGATCCTGGTACATACACACAACTTGTGCTTGAAACGGCAGTTATAGAGTTGCTTTCTCTTCCAGTTTCAGCTGCTCAAAGCGTGGCCTCACTGGTTCAAGTAGTTGTTCATATACAACCAACGCTTATTCAGTCCAGCAATGGTTTGCATGGAACGTCCAATGTGTCTGGACAAACGTCTGTTCTACCAACTTCTCCTTCTGGCGGAAGCACAGATTCCATGAATGCAACCAGACCCACAGCGCCAGTTTCAGGGCTAAATACGTCAAATTTTGTCTCTCGGAGTGGGTATACTTGTCAACAATTATCTTGCTTATTGATTCAAGCTTGTGGTCTTTTACTTGCCCAGCTTCCACAAGATTTCCATGTGCAATTGTATCTTGAGGTGGCACGTCTAGTTAAGGAGAGTTGGTGGCTCAGTGACGGCAAAAGATCTCCTAGTGAGCTAGATTCAACTGTAAATTATGCTTTGTTGGACCCAACATGGGCTGCTCAAGATAATACATCAACAGCAATAG GTAACATTGTTGGCTTGATTCATTCATTCTTTAGCAATCTTCCACAAGAATGGTTGGAGGGGGCCCATGTCATTGTTAAGCAACTAAGGCCAGTAACTTCCGTTGCTATGTTGAGAATAGTGTTCCGAATAATGGGTCCATTACTCCCAAGGCTTGCAAATGCTCATACACTCTTCGCCAAG ACTCTCTCTTTGCTACTTGGTGCAATAGTAGACGTCTTTGGGAAGACAGCACAACCATTAGTTCCTGCTCAGGCATCGGAGATAGTCGACATTATCGATTTCCT CCATCATGTTATCCACTATGAGGGACAAGGTGGGCCAGTGCAATCCACAAGTAAGCCAAGAGCCGAGGTTCTGGTACTCTTCAGTCGAGCGTTGGAAAATTTGCGACCAGATGTACAGCATCTTCTTTCTCACCTTACAACTGATGTGAATTCCTCCATTTATGCCGCTACACATCCCAAGTTTGTACCCAATCCCATGTCCTAA
- the LOC141643894 gene encoding mediator of RNA polymerase II transcription subunit 23 isoform X3, with protein sequence MALGQGSQGTTSNNASQPGLLPSTSVLPLSSTFHSNPASPLTSAQGIGSPAQSANDPSPAMNLSPLKLNEVSSNTPLLSSKADSSTRDCAISSLRLLCCKIILTGLDFNLKPLTYVDILHHMLAWLVNWDQRHQDTDDANAAKFWRPVKFLSEWLHSCLDVVWLLVKEDKCRVPFYELLRSDLQFIENIPDDDSLFTLIMEIHRRRDMMAMHMQMLDHQLHCPTFGTQRFLPQATPHLGSEAATNLRYSPITYPSVLGEPLHGEELASCIQKGSLDWDRALRCIRHALRTTPSPDWWKRVLLVASCYRPQSIVSTPGAVFTCEMICESTIDRIVELLKLTNSDLNCWQEWLIFSDIFFFLMKSGCIDFVDFVDKLVSRIIDDDQSILRTNHVTWLLGQIIRVELVMNALNTDSRKVETTRKLLSFHREEKTSDPRSPQSILLEFITSSQTLWIWSQNTLTRDHLNAEQLQKGKQIDEWWRQVSKGERMLDYMNMDDRSVGMFWVVSYTMTQPACDMVMNWLSAAGTEVLQVSNLQPNERLVVMRETTPLSISLLSGFSIKLCMKLAYQMEESLFSGQVIPSISMVETYARLLLIAPHSLFRSHFSHLTQRNPGTLSKPVVTLLVLEILNYRLLPLYRYEGKNKSLMYDVTKIVAALKGKRGEHRVFRLAENLCINLILSLRDFFSVKKEGKGPTEFTETLNRIAIVSLAIIIKTRGIAEAEHLLYLPAMVEQILSSSQHTWSDKTLRYFPPVLRDTLVGRVDKRGLAIQAWQQAETTVINQCTQLLSPSADPTYVVTYISHSFPQHRQYLCAGAWILMHGHPENINSANLARVLREFSPEEVTANIYTMVDVLLHQIHVELQRGHPLQDLLTKASANLAFFVWTHELLPLDILVLALIDRDDDLHALHIVISLFERQELHQRMRLFFMTRGPPEHWLHTGIFKRMDLQKALGNYLSWKDRFPVFFDDIAARLLPVIPLVVYRLIENDATDLAERVLANYKQLLAYHPLRFTFVRDILAYFYGLLPGKLIVRILHVLDIPKIPFSESFPQHIAPSNSATCPPPDYFASLLLGLVNNVIPPLSSSSKTGSLVDSSHLTTRGPLNKTPATSQSGTTSASDVQKAFYQIQDPGTYTQLVLETAVIELLSLPVSAAQSVASLVQVVVHIQPTLIQSSNGLHGTSNVSGQTSVLPTSPSGGSTDSMNATRPTAPVSGLNTSNFVSRSGYTCQQLSCLLIQACGLLLAQLPQDFHVQLYLEVARLVKESWWLSDGKRSPSELDSTVNYALLDPTWAAQDNTSTAIGNIVGLIHSFFSNLPQEWLEGAHVIVKQLRPVTSVAMLRIVFRIMGPLLPRLANAHTLFAKTLSLLLGAIVDVFGKTAQPLVPAQASEIVDIIDFLHHVIHYEGQGGPVQSTSKPRAEVLVLFSRALENLRPDVQHLLSHLTTDVNSSIYAATHPKFVPNPMS encoded by the exons ATGGCCCTTGGCCAAGGAAGTCAAGGTACCACATCAAATAATGCATCTCAACCTGGGTTGTTGCCATCTACAAGCGTGTTACCTCTTTCTTCCACTTTTCACTCTAATCCTGCTTCTCCATTGACTTCAGCTCAGGGTATAGGATCACCTGCCCAATCCGCCAATGACCCGTCGCCTGCCATGAATCTGTCACCTTTAAAATTGAATGAGGTCTCTAGCAACACTCCATTATTGTCCTCGAAGGCCGATTCATCTACAAGGGATTGTGCTATAAGTAGTCTACGTTTACTGTGCTGCAAGATCATCCTTACTGGTCTTGATTTTAATCTGAAGCCCCTGACTTATGTTgacatcttacatcacatgcttGCTTGGCTGGTCAATTGGGATCAAAGACATCAAGATACTGATGATGCTAATGCGGCAAAATTTTGGAGGCCTGTTAAGTTTCTGAGTGAATGGCTTCATAGCTGTTtagatgttgtttggttgttaGTTAAGGAGGATAAGTGCAGGGTACCATTTTATGAGTTATTGCGCAGCGACTTGCAGTTTATAGAAAATATACCAGATGACGATTCCTTGTTTACGCTTATAATGGAGATTCATAGACGACGGGATATGATGGCGATGCACATGCAGATGTTAGACCACCAACTGCACTGCCCTACTTTTGGCACACAAAGATTTTTGCCTCAAGCAACACCTCATTTAGGAAGTGAAGCAGCAACAAATTTGCGCTATTCACCAATCACATATCCAAGTGTTCTAGGGGAGCCATTGCATGGAGAG GAATTGGCATCTTGTATCCAGAAAGGCAGTTTAGATTGGGATAGAGCTTTGCGATGTATTAGGCATGCTTTACGCACAACTCCATCGCCAGATTGGTGGAAGCGTGTGCTTCTTGTAGCGTCGTGTTACAGACCGCAGTCAATAGTATCCACTCCCGGTGCTGTTTTCACTTGTGAAATGATTTGTGAGTCGACTATTGACAGGATTGTCGAACTATTGAAGTTGACTAACTCAG ATCTGAACTGCTGGCAAGAATGGCTTATCTTTTCCGATATATTCTTCTTTTTGATGAAAAGTGGTTGCATTGACTTTGTTGATTTTGTGGACAAGCTTGTTTCACGTATCATAGATGATGATCAAAGTATTCTGCGAACCAACCATGTCACCTGGCTGCTTGGACAGATTATTCGTGTCGAGCTTGTAATGAATGCTCTTAATACCGATTCCAGAAAG GTAGAGACCACAAGAAAACTATTATCATTTCACAGGGAAGAAAAAACCTCTGATCCTCGTAGCCCTCAGAGTATACTGCTTGAGTTTATAACCAGCTCCCAGACCTTGTGGATTTGGTCTCAGAATACCTTAACCAGAGATCATTTAAATGCAGAGCAGCTCCAGAAAGGGAAGCAAATAGATGAATGGTGGAGGCAAGTCAGCAAAG GTGAAAGGATGCTCGATTACATGAATATGGATGACAGATCAGTAGGCATGTTTTGGGTAGTATCTTATACAATGACACAGCCCGCTTGTGATATGGTAATGAATTGGCTTAGTGCTGCTGGGACAGAAGTTTTACAGGTCTCCAATTTACAGCCTAATGAGAGACTGGTAGTGATGCGGGAAACAACCCCTCTGTCTATATCACTACTTTCTGGATTTTCTATTAAGTTGTGCATGAAACTTGCATATCAAATGGAAGAATCTTTATTCTCTGGACAG GTCATTCCTAGCATTTCAATGGTTGAAACCTATGCACGTTTACTTCTTATTGCGCCTCATTCATTGTTTCGTTCACATTTCAGT CATTTGACTCAAAGGAATCCAGGCACATTGAGCAAGCCAGTTGTGACACTTTTGGTGCTTGAAATATTGAACTACCGGTTGCTTCCACTCTATCG TTATGAAGGGAAGAACAAAAGCTTAATGTATGACGTCACAAAAATTGTTGCTGCCTTGAAAGGGAAACGTGGTGAACATCGTGTATTTAGATTGGCTGAAAATCTTTGCATTAATCTGATCCTCTCCCTGAGAGATTTCTTTTCTGTGAAGAAAGAGGGAAAG GGACCTACTGAATTCACGGAAACATTGAACCGTATTGCTATTGTTTCTCTTGCTATTATAATCAAGACACGTGGAATAGCTGAGGCTGAGCACTTGCTTTATCTTCCAGCTATGGTGGAACAGATATTGTCAAGTAGTCAGCACACATGGTCTGACAAAACTCTACGTTATTTCCCTCCTGTTCTACGTGATACATTGGTTGGTCGAGTAGACAAAAGGGGACTGGCAATTCAAGCATGGCAACAG GCAGAGACAACTGTTATCAATCAATGTACACAACTCCTTTCACCATCAGCTGATCCTACCTATGTCGTGACATACATCAGTCATAGTTTTCCTCAACACCGCCAATATCTTTGTGCCGGTGCTTGGATATTGATGCATGGACACCCTGAAAATATAAATAGTGCAAACTTG GCGCGTGTGTTGAGAGAATTTTCTCCCGAAGAAGTGACTGCAAATATTTACACCATGGTGGATGTTCTGCTCCATCAGATTCATGTGGAACTTCAGCGTGGTCATCCCTTGCAG GATCTTCTTACAAAAGCTTCTGCCAATCTGGCATTCTTTGTTTGGACTCACGAGTTGCTTCCATTGGATATTTTAGTCCTCGCATTGATTGATCGCGATGATGATCTGCATGCTTTGCACATTGTG ATTAGTCTCTTTGAAAGACAAGAGCTTCATCAAAGAATGCGATTGTTCTTCATGACTCGCGGTCCTCCTGAGCATTGGCTTCATACTGGAATCTTCAAACGTATGGATCTGCAGAAGGCCCTGGGCAATTATCTCTCTTGGAAGGATAG GTTTCCCGTATTTTTCGATGATATTGCCGCACGTTTGCTGCCTGTTATTCCTTTGGTTGTATATCGACTGATTGAAAATGATGCTACTGACTTGGCTGAGAGAGTTCTAGCGAACTACAAGCAGCTGCTAGCTTACCATCCTTTGAGATTTACATTTGTCCGTGATATATTAGCATATTTCTATGGTCTTCTTCCAGGAAAGCTTATTGTTCGGATTTTGCATGTGCTTGATATTCCAAAG ATTCCATTTTCAGAGTCATTTCCACAGCACATTGCCCCGTCAAATTCTGCAACGTGCCCACCTCCGGATTATTTTGCTTCCCTGTTGCTGGGTCTGGTAAATAATGTCATTCCTCCTCTCAGTAGCTCCTCAAAGACAGGGTCTCTCGTAGACAGTTCGCATCTGACAACTCGTGGTCCACTGAACAAGACACCCGCTACAAGTCAGTCTGGCACAACAAGTGCTTCTGATGTTCAGAAGGCTTTCTATCAGATCCAAGATCCTGGTACATACACACAACTTGTGCTTGAAACGGCAGTTATAGAGTTGCTTTCTCTTCCAGTTTCAGCTGCTCAAAGCGTGGCCTCACTGGTTCAAGTAGTTGTTCATATACAACCAACGCTTATTCAGTCCAGCAATGGTTTGCATGGAACGTCCAATGTGTCTGGACAAACGTCTGTTCTACCAACTTCTCCTTCTGGCGGAAGCACAGATTCCATGAATGCAACCAGACCCACAGCGCCAGTTTCAGGGCTAAATACGTCAAATTTTGTCTCTCGGAGTGGGTATACTTGTCAACAATTATCTTGCTTATTGATTCAAGCTTGTGGTCTTTTACTTGCCCAGCTTCCACAAGATTTCCATGTGCAATTGTATCTTGAGGTGGCACGTCTAGTTAAGGAGAGTTGGTGGCTCAGTGACGGCAAAAGATCTCCTAGTGAGCTAGATTCAACTGTAAATTATGCTTTGTTGGACCCAACATGGGCTGCTCAAGATAATACATCAACAGCAATAG GTAACATTGTTGGCTTGATTCATTCATTCTTTAGCAATCTTCCACAAGAATGGTTGGAGGGGGCCCATGTCATTGTTAAGCAACTAAGGCCAGTAACTTCCGTTGCTATGTTGAGAATAGTGTTCCGAATAATGGGTCCATTACTCCCAAGGCTTGCAAATGCTCATACACTCTTCGCCAAG ACTCTCTCTTTGCTACTTGGTGCAATAGTAGACGTCTTTGGGAAGACAGCACAACCATTAGTTCCTGCTCAGGCATCGGAGATAGTCGACATTATCGATTTCCT CCATCATGTTATCCACTATGAGGGACAAGGTGGGCCAGTGCAATCCACAAGTAAGCCAAGAGCCGAGGTTCTGGTACTCTTCAGTCGAGCGTTGGAAAATTTGCGACCAGATGTACAGCATCTTCTTTCTCACCTTACAACTGATGTGAATTCCTCCATTTATGCCGCTACACATCCCAAGTTTGTACCCAATCCCATGTCCTAA